From Panthera tigris isolate Pti1 chromosome B4, P.tigris_Pti1_mat1.1, whole genome shotgun sequence:
CTACTGTACTCAAAGTCGACCAGCATCAGTCTGTCGGTGTCTTCTGGCTCTGAGAGCAACAAGATGTTCCCTGGGAGAAGGGGTGCAGTTCTGGTCATTCCAGGGTCCTCTGGCCCCCCTCACCTTAGGTTAGGAGACTCAGATGCTTTCTCCTACCTTCCTGGATGTCATTGTGACAGAAGACCACTGGTGATGGGGTAGAGTCTAGCAATTTCCTGCAGGGAAACAGGGGCATGGGTCCTGAGTAGGAGTGGCCAGAGGAGGGTGAGTCACCCTCGTGGGCCAGGCCCTGACCCAGCCCTCAGTAAATCCTGGGAAGGACCCCATTCGGTACCTGGAACTGCCTCCTGTGCTACTCTGTTCTCCTGCCCTGCCTTCCCTCACCTGAGGTTACCCATCTCATCCTTCAGGCTGTACATCTCCAGCAGGTTCATCTGTGGGAGGCCAGTGTGGGGCAGGTCCTGGATCTGCTTTAGGTACCTGAAACCCCAAGAATAAGATATGCTCGCTGTGATCCCTCCCTACCCTCCTATCTACCTTTTTTCCTGTCACTGTATGACTTGTCTGATGGATTTTTCTGGCTTGTCTGCATTATTTGGAAGCCTGTTCTGGGAGAGACCATACTAGATGACACTGGGATGTGTAATCCGCTCAGCTGGAGGACTGGACAGTCATGGACACATTCAGTTGCAGCCCAGGGTAGTACCTGCCAGCAGTAGGGTTCAGACCAGGTGCGCAGGAGCCCCGAGGAGGCTCCTGACTCACCGTTCCATGGTCCCAAACAGCCAGTGGGGCTCCTTAGTGAACGGCATCTCCATGCCATGGAACCGGGCCATCTTCGTGGCGATTTCTGCTGACAACACCGGCTCTCGAAGCTCACACGTTTTCAGTGGCCGGCTCTGCACCCAGGAACCTATCAGGGTggtgagggggctggggcaggagggggaaggggtaggggaatgggtgggtgggggggaagtcAGGGTCTTGGGGAAAATGCCCTACCTGGGGTAAGGGGTGTGAAGGCACGCACTGGAAAGGGGAACGGGGGCTGGGGGTAAGGAGGTGCCTCAGGGAGGTCAGGGCCGGGCTGGGCTCATACTGGGATGTACTGTTCCAGCCGGCCCTCTGGAAAGACTCCATAGAGCTGGGGCCCCAGCGACCGCTCCGCCAGGATGGCGAACATCACACTTTCAAGGACCAAGGAATCCACGCCCTGAAGGAAGACGGACAACAGAGGGGGCAGAGCGGTGCTAACACCGGAGGGTCTGCTTTCCCCTCCCATCCCCGCTTCACTTTACGCTCTACAGCCCGCAGGCTCCAGAGCCCGGCGTCGCTACGGTAATTTACAAGCTgcttagccccccccccccccccacgcttgCTGGGAGGTCCTAATGCCACTGGCCACTGCGGCCCACACTCCCTCCTCACCTGCAGGATGGCCCCGTACAGTCGCAGGAGCACCTCGCGGGGCTCCTTGCCGACGCTGGGCAGGTGGTCCGGCAGCGAGCAGCGGAAGAGCAGGTTACTGAGGCCTCCGCTGCAGACCCACACCGGGGTGCGCTCAGCCCGCGGTCGGCCGCCCCTGTCccggacccccacccccccacccctccccctccccctcccccctcccccctcccgccggGCTTCCCCCCGCGTCCGCCCCCCGGccaggccggccccgcccccgtccccgcccccgcgCGCGCGGGGTCTCCGAAACGCGGTGTCCTGAGGGCCCGAGCTCGACCCCTGACCTCCCACCTCACAGGGTCAACCCTCAGCTGTTCGGGCCGCACTCGGCGCCAGGCCCCGCCCAAGTACTCCCGGCAGCACTGGTAGGCTCGGCGCTCGGCGTCACGCGATAGCGACGAGCTGCGCCGCCGGTTCGGGGCCGCGTCCAGGCACTGAGACTGCAGCAAGCTGTCCTTGGCCAGGCTGCCGCCGACAGCCCCGCCTCCGACCACAGCTGTCCCCTCGGCAGCCATGGCGCGCCTGGGCCAAGCCCAAAGTCCAGTCGCGCTCAGCCCCCTTCGGGCAGACTCGGCTCCTTCCGGCTGCGCTCGGGTCTGCTTCCGGCTAGCCTGTTCTTCTCCGGTCATACTCGGGTCTCTCCGGCTCTTTTCGGCTCTCTGCGGCGGCGCTCGGCTCTCTCCGTGACCCTGGTCGCGTACCTATTCCGAACGCCAAATCCTGCGTGCTCAGGGAGCGTCCCGCCCCTGCTCCGGGCGAAGACCAATGACCTCTCTCGCTGGGCGGGGCCGCTGAAAAGACAGGCAGCTGTTTGGCCTGCGGCCGGAGCCGAGGAAACGACGTGGGCCGACCAGAAGTGTCTTGAGCAGCTGGGTGCGCTGCCCTGTGGCGCGTCGCGAAGGTGGGTCACGTGGGCGGGGCGGTGTGTCCTCAGGCAGCGCGCGAGCTATTCCCCTGGCGGGAGCGGGGTGGGCCGGGTGCTAAAGGGCACGTGTACCCAGGGAGGTGCCGGTGAACGGAGATGTGCCTTCGCCAGCCTCGGGGAGCGGACGGGGCAGCGCAGGCGGCGGCGGCCACTCGCTGGATAGGTTtgctccccaacccctcccccggGGAAGTCGAGCAAGCAGGACAGCCATTGAGCGCCCGATCCTGAGGGTGGGTCCCACCTGGAGGAGGAGACGGTGTGTGTGACTCCCCTCCGTGGAGCAGAGAGTGTGGGGCACGTGGTAGGTGCcgaataaacatttgttgagtgagaGTTTGGGACCCTTGGGACAATTCTGATGACTCCAGGTGCCTTCCATCCCTAATCACCGCTAAGGCTGTCCTGTAAGTTGAAGCGCACCTCTGAGAGGAAGCTCTTGTTGTCGTGCTTGAAACCAATGTCTTCATGCCCGACTCCACTACCCTTGCCTCCAGACCTAGGCCAGTTAGAACATCAAATCCAGGAGAAGGCACACCTTGGAGCAAACACCTGGTGCTGTATAACGTCTCCTTGGCCCACCTTGGCAGTTTGAGGACCGATCAGACTCACCCCACCTTGGTGGGGTCCCACCTAAAATACGCAGCCTCCTGCATTTCTGCTTCTGCTGCAGACTGGAGTGGCAACCGGAATGACTTGACCCTAGGGATCTGTGGCCATGCATGTTGGACCATAGTGTTCTTTGGGATAAAATAGATAGGCAGCTGACTAGAGTGTTAATTGATTTGAATaaccagaaagaaacaaagaatttgtgAGCAGAAGGCAGATGTCAGTTGCTGCTGTGGAAATCACGATCCCTCACTCCGTTTAAATCTGAGCCAGTTCTGAGACCTGGAGTCCACTGGTTGAAAGGGAGGCTTGGTCCTTCAAGGAAGGATCCTGTGATGCCActgaaagcatatgaaaaaaaaaaaaaaagtcctctaaTCCTTCCCCAGAGGAACCTAGAGCCACTTAACAAATAATTTACTTTGGGAAAGGGACTATCCAGACCTTTCAAGAGCTGTTAGATACAGGATCTGAGACACTTGTGCCAAGGTACCTGAAGCATCATGAAACATTGGTTAGAGTAGGGACTGTGGAAGCCACATAATAAATGGAATCCTGACCCAAGTCCTGTGGTTACTTTTTTGGTCCCAGTACATCTTGGGATAATTATACCTAGCAGTGGGCAGAGCCTATACATTGATCCCTGACCTGTGGAATCAGAATCGTGGGAGGATGAGCAAAGTGAAGCCCCTGAAACTACCCCCCACACCGACTCTCACGTCCTCTAGAACACTGTAGCAAGATTCTTGCACGAAGAGTCgtgacaccgaggcttttctttccaggaagcaactttattcctgccggcaccgctcagttgggttcgtacccaaagaactgagccctgaatgcCTCGTGgtgtagttttttaaatatatatattttttacctcttggtgtcccatatatggtaacacacaaacatgtagtctgattaagtggtctcatgttacaagatCACAACGGATGTTGTCACGTATGCGTATAgtcaggttgccttgaggttttttttctttccttagggaggggaccctaccacaataCTAAAGCAGAAACGTGCTGCATTCCTGGTGGGACTGCAGAGATTTGTCACTCTCAAAGACATAAAGTGGTAATGCCCGTTACATCTTAAGTTCACCTGAATGGCCCCTGCAGAATCCAGGTGGATTCAAGGAAATGGTGGTGAGCCACCACAAACTTAGCCAAGTAGTATCCCCAATCACAGCAGCTGTGTCAGGTGAGATATTTTTACTGGAACCAATTCATGCACCGCTGGCACTTAGTGATGCAATTCTCAATTTGGTGAACATTCTTTTCAATTTCCAGTAGTAAAGAGTAGATTCCCAAAAGCATCTCACGTTTTTATAGGAGGAACAGCTGAACATATTCATTGTCTTACTTCAAGCCGGTTTTAACTTTCCTGCTCTCCGTCACAATTAATCCATTGAGCTCTCGATCATCCAGACATTCCACATAACACTGATGACATCGTGCTAAGTGGACACGGTGAAGAAGGAAGGGACAAGTATTCTGTCCTTGATAAAACAATGCATggcagaggatgagagagaaaccCTCAGAAGTTGTGAggctggggcgcctaggtggctcagtttgttaagcatgtgactctaggtttcggctcaggtcatgatctgacagatttgtgagttcgagccccgcctcggtctcctgtgctgacagcacagagcctgcttgggattctctctttccccctctctccgcccctccccccactcactctctgtgtctctgaagtaaataaataaataaaaacttaaaagaagttGTGGAGCCTGTCATCAGTGAAGTTTTCAGGGTGCACTGTTGTAGGGCGAGCCAGGGTATCACCTCTAAGATGAGGAGAAGTTGTATCTTGCAACCCTGTCACAAAGAAGGACGCATAGTACTTGGTGCACCTCTGGGTTTTGGAGCTGGCGTGTACCATACTTGGGAATACTATTCTGACCCATTTGTTGGGTGACTTGAAAAACTGTCAGTTTAGAGTGGAGTCCAGAACAAAGGAGGGCTCTGCTGATCCAGATTGGAGGATGGGTTCCCCTGCCACTTAGCAGAACCAGTGCGTTAGTGTTGGGCTTATTTGTGGTAGGTAGCGACCCTATATGGCACCTTTGGCACGCTCCCACAGATTTGTAGTGCATACGCAGGGTTTTGAAGCAAAGCCGTGCCTGCTGCAGTAGAGAACTACTCACCGCTTGAAAGAAGCTTCTGGCACACTGCTGGACCCAAGTAGAGACTTAGCGCCTGATTATGGGGCACCAAATGACCATGTGACCCAAACTGCCTGTCCTGAGCTAGATCTTGACAGATCCGTGAAGCCAATGGGTTTGGTAGGTTCAGCAGCAATTCATTGCACAAAAAGAATGGGATCCAAGCTTGTTCAGAGAGCACCAGTCATTTACAGGAAGAGATGGCCGTGGCCCCCATGTCTCTGTGGCACTGATGCCTCTATCTtagaagacaggaagaagaatTCAGATCTGAATCACTGCTGCACTACGGCCCCATTCAAAGTGGCTCTAAAGGACAGTAATGGGGGGAAATCCTCTAGAGGGCAGAGCTTCGAGCAGTACACTTGGATATCTACTTTGTAGGGAGGGAGTGGGGTGGACAGAGTAGTGGCCTAAAGAAAGAATGCACATGAAGTTCTGAGTGGTGACAGATGTCTTGCTGGTTGGAAAGAGCAAGAGGGGAATGTTGGAGACAAGGAATTCTGGAAAAGAAGACGAGCCTATGAAGTTGTCACAAATGTGTGCATCTTTGTGCCTCATATTAATACTGCAGAGGGGTCACTGAATGACACAGTGGATGGATAGATGTCATCCAGCCTGTGTTCTTGGCTACCCTTGTGCTTAAATGGTGGGCCTGTGAATGGAGTTGCTATGTTGGCAGGAGTGCAAGTTATGTCCACTAACATGGGCTCTCTCTTACCGAGGCTTATTTAATTATTACTGAATTATTATTACTAATGGTCACTGAATTTCTGACCTCTTAGCAGCCAGTATCAGTGCTGAGCCCCAATATGGCACCATCCCTAGATGACTCAGTGACAAGTTGGTTTTGGCAGACCCTTGCCACCCAGGAGACGGCATTGATTCATCCTTATTGGAACTGACACCTGCTCTGGCTGTGGGTTTGCTTCCCTATATCCACATATCCACATATCCATGTAGCCACATAGCCACACAGCCATGTATCCACATatccccacacccacacacccacacacccacacacccacacatccaCACATCCACACATCCACAGTATCTCAGAGTAACGTCCCTATCCAGGAGCTTAGAGAATACTGGATTTACTAACATAGGATCATGTATAACATTATCTTGGGCAAAGAAACTCATTTTGCAGTGAAAGAGATACAATGATGTGTGAATGGCCATGGGAGCCACTGTTTCTCTAATATCCTGCATTGTCCACAAGCAGCCCATCTAATGGATAGAATGACATCTTTCTAGCAAAGGTCCTAGCTCTGGGACAGTACCTTAAGGAGTTCAGATACATACACTGAATCACAGCCCGGTATATGGTGCTACCCCCCAGTAGATGCAATATAGGTAACCAGGAACAAAGACACAGGTCTAAGAACCCATGGGTTGGGATATCTTTCATCATCATGCTCAGTGATCCAGAGCATCGGGATCCTTTCATCATCCAAAGATGATCCTTTCATCATCCAAAGCTCAGTTTGTAGAATTTGCACATTCTGTCTCTGCAAAATTAAACTCTGCTGTTCCCAGGTGGAGAACATTTATTTCCATGAGGGGACTCCACTGGTTCCAGGGAAGGACACCCACACAGAACCTCAGTCTGAAAATCCTATAGGGTCATTTTGAGCTCCTCATGCTTGTGAACCAGCAGGCAAAGAAGGAGTGGATAATTGATCCTGATGATTATGAGGAGATAGGGTTACTGCTACTTAGGGGGCCTTCAAGAGTTTGTCTGGTACTTTGAGGATTTACTTTGGGGTCTGGTTGCTTCCATGCCAAGTGATAACAGTGAAAAGACATTTTCAGCAGCCTCAGCCTGCCAAGGGCAAGGGAACCAAGGGCTCAGAACCCCCAGGAATGAACGACTGGGTAACTTCATCAAATGCTGGCTGAGGGTGAGGGAAGTCTAGAATaggcagagaagggagataaTAATGAGTATGAGTTATAGCCTCAGGAGCAGCTGCAATAGTATGGACTATTTTTGTTCTGTTAAGGCTTTTGTAGAGGTTGCGACCAGCCTTCACCTCGAAGAATCATGACAGATTGGACTTAATGTGGCGCGTCAGTAGATCTGAGGGCTGTAAGGGCTGGTGTCTTGACTAATGCCCTCAGCACACCTTTAATTACAGTGGGTTTACAGAGATGCCTCCCTGGCACCTGCTGTATATCTACACTTTCTGCCCGAGCCCTTCTCTGACACCACAGGAGCCCACCTGACCTGCTTAGCAGCACAGCCCAGTCTCTAGAGGTAaccccaggggctggggacagaaggCAGTGGGTGAATAATTGGAGAATCCTAGGAGACATTCTGGACACTTCTCAGGAGGTCCTGGTGAAGTCAAGGTTGTTAGCCAGAGCAGTGACCTCAGGAAGACTATGTTTTGattcctcctttcctgtctcactcaccccctccctcactttcatTTCATGGCATCACTTCCTGAGCAAACCACTTATACCCAAGTCTCTGCCTTAGGCTCTGCTTTCGAAAGAACCCAAACAAAGACACACAATAAAAGAACAGAGATTTTTGCCAATTTATATCCACAAAAAAATACTGGAGAATATGTGTGGGAATGGATCACAAGGATACAAAGCCAAGAACGAATTGTAGATTAGTTCAAATTTATCGACACGGGTGTACTTACTCCAAACAGATTCTGGATTCAGTGTTTGGGCTAAAGCCCTGGGATAAGTTGTAGCTGTGCTTAGTTGGCTGAATGGAGCCTGGACTCATTGGCAGCCTGCACTGTGAGAAGGTGAGAATGTGCTGGAACAGACTTGTTATGTATCTAATGGCCGCCAGTCTCCcgtctctgtttctcttcattAATCCATTATgttgatttgaaaatatgttaGATTATGTCATGAATTTCCTTTCAAGATGGTGAAGGGCTGTAAAATATTTGATATGTGTCAGGTCTGTTGGGTCTGTGAACCCTAACTGGTCTCATTTGTGCCCACGACTCAATTGGCATCTATATGCTTGTGCTTCAATAGCAGGTGGTCTCAGCTTAATATTCTCGGGTCACCGTTAGTTTCCTATtgccactgtaacaaattaccacaaccttggtgacttaaaacaacagaaatgtactctctcacagtcctggaggccagaagtttgaaatcagggtCACTGGACCGAGATCAAGGTGGCAGCAGGGCTGCTCTGAGGGAGAGtccattccttgcctcttctggccTCTTCTGGCCTCTGGTGGCCACAGATGTTCCTCAGCATGTGGCTGCCCcactccaggctctgcctccagGGTCAACATCGCTTCCTCCTCTTCTGACTATGTGatctccttctgtttttcttataaGGAAACTTATGATCACATTAGGGCCAACTGGGTAATTCAGGATCATCTCCTCATCTCAAAATCTTTAATTTGATCACTTCTGTGAagatcctttttccaaataaggtcacattgacAGGTTCTGGGTTAGGATGTGGATGTCCATTGGGACATGGTTTTCTCAGCCCCCCACAGTACTTTCCTTCAGAGCTCCCAGCTGTTTGCTTCATACTGCTCCAGTATTGGATATTACAGTTGAAAAGGGCAATAGTTTTTCTCCCTTGagcatggtttcatttttttttttttttgcctgtataCTTGAAGTATGTTATGTTCACGCTGAATGGATCTTTTACTTATGTATAATTTTGAAACATCATTCATCCATcggttatttggaaaatattggctcACTAAGTTACATAGATCTTCCAAATTTggacacattttattatatattatcaaaaaatatttaagcattgGGAAACTTTAAGCTCATGGTGATAGACAcaggttttccaaaattctaatttttgcttaaaagctcaaaaatttttttaagcttatttatttattttgagagagagagagaacatgtgtgagcagggatggggcagaaagagagagagagagagagagagagaatcccaagcaggttctgcactgtcagtgcagatgcTAATGTGTCGCTGtatgtcacaaactgtgagatcatgacctgagccaaaattgagatcagatgcttaatgtaccgaaccagccaggtgccccataaaaactcaaattttatcaaatactatCAGttcttttccttgaagtgacatgctacattattcatttttgagaaagtgtcTTCCAGATACCCAAGTGAGAATAAACACAGTTTAGGGGCTTGacacgacgtggggctcgaactcacaaccatgagatcatgacctgagctgagtgagatcaagcgtcagatgcttaaccaactgggccatccaggtgccccatttgtccattttcttttaagtcaAAATGGTGTTTCATGAAAAACGTGATGCGTTCAGCAGCCCAGATAAACAATGATGTAAAGTAGCTATGACACGATTGTACTTTAGTATGTAGTCCTTTATGCCATCACCCTGAATATTAAGAATTGGTAAGTGTCAagacagtaaaattaaaattttttattgcttaatcaacaaaattattttttttgaagtttattaattttgagagagagagtgagtgggggaggagcagagagagagagggagacagaaaatcccaagcaggctccacactgtggggctcgaactcaggaaccatgagatcatgacccgagccaaaaccaagagtcagacgcttaaccgactgagccacccaggtgccccattcatcAACAAAATTCCTAAGTGAAACTGCTTTTTCCTCCCTTCGACCTCTGACCATAGTGAAGAATTCAATGATTACTGTTACAGTTTGGTACCCCAGCTTTGATTTATGCTACCTAACCATTGCTTTTGCACAATAAATGCGAATGCCAGCACAGTGGAAAGACACGTCACGTCTTAGTGTTACAAAGATAATTTGGGCCTTGTTAACCTTTAGAAACTCCAGGGTCCACGGACCGTATTTTGAGAAGCACTGTAATAGTATATCATAGGGACCATAGGATAtgtgtattttcagttttactaAGTATTGCTAAACTTTTCCCCAAATTGATTATCCTACTTTATGCTCTGTAGCAATTAAAATACTGTTTGGCCATGAATCACAAAGACCCAGGATAACAGTGTCTTAAGTAAAAGGGAAATTTTAGTGTTGCTGTGTGTGGTTGAACACACAGAATACACTAAGTGGGGTCCCTGGAATCACACAGTACACAACATGTACAATTTTATGCAGTTTAcctaagataattttatttatctcatgTAAGAGTTTAGAGGTAGCCATCCCTGGGCTTGAATGGTGGCTCTATTCCATGAAGTCTGTAAAGATctaggtttcttttattttcttctgcctttatgTCCTCCATTCCCAAGGTTACTTCATGATCCAAGATGACTGCTCCAACAAGTGCTTCCATTTTTAGCCAGCAAGGATAAGGATGGGCACAAATGCCTCATGCCAGTGATCTCCTAAGGGAAGTACCTGGATGCTGCCCTGTGCCACTAGTGCAAGGGggactgaaatatatatttattttggaaggcTAAATGGCTGACTGAAAATCAGGGATTCTAAAATCATAGAGGAACAGGAGAAGAGATATTGGGGGACAATTGGCAGTTTCGGCTGCAGTACTCTCTTTTGGCCGTTCTTGTTATCTGTGCACTCTCCTGTATCTGGAACAAGCTCACTTCATCCCTAAGGGGATTTGTAACAGTTCCAACAGTTGCAGCATCCAGCTCACAGTTTAGGTTCTCTGAGTTATGTACTGTTTGTTCAAAAGGGTCTGATGTAGATTCTTGTGGTCCagtgatttaaaaatgaagtgaTATGTTATTTGTTCTCCCAACATAATCAATGTACAGTAGTTTATAAATTTAGTgatttataaactgaaaaatattttatgtgtccCAAATATGCAATGAGAGAGTAAGAATAGGATAAAAGGATAAAACCTCTATTTAGAAAAGGCAACATGGGAAATATATCAGTCTATGGTCTGTGGCAATTTCCAAATCCTATTAAGCATGAATAATGAAGACCTCTAccctggaagaagagaaagttaCTTGTTTTGAAAGCTCCCAGCTCTGTCCTTTGGGGTTCTTCCTTGTTTTATGCTTCATGTTCACATCTGGAGAGGGCACTGAAGAGTATTCTCTTGTATACTACACAGCAGGCTGCTTGTGTAGAATAACTTGGGGGAGGGACCCTATCGAAGATTTCTGGAACTCTTTCTCTGAGtcgatcctctctctctctgtctgaaaattgCAAATACCTTGGCCTCTGCAAGCTCTAACTCTGTCTTTTAAACTCATCATGACTGCCACACTCTGATTTCTGGAAGTTCCTGCAGTCCAGAAGTTCCTCTATGTGGAAAATGAGGGCAATCATAGGCTTTATGTCATTGATTCCCTTAGGGAACACAGTCCTGTGCTGTCCTTTGTCCAATGTCTGAAAATAGTTGCTCCctatattttgttcagttttctggGGTTTCCTACACACCCcctttggaaggaaggaaagtctgaTAGCAGTTATTCCATAATGGCtggaagccatttaaaaaataacaaatgattctttaaaaatcataaataattgttgaatgttATAAAATTCACATCTATTGAGATGCTTATGCAAATTTTCTCTTAGTCCATGAATGTGGTGGGTTACCATTGGAAGTGAAAGTgagatattgaaccatccttggaTTTCTGGGATCAGAATGCATTTACAAATATAAACTGTTGAGTTTCATTATCTAGTATTGTGTTGGGAATTTTGTA
This genomic window contains:
- the CHKB gene encoding choline/ethanolamine kinase, which produces MTGEEQASRKQTRAQPEGAESARRGLSATGLWAWPRRAMAAEGTAVVGGGAVGGSLAKDSLLQSQCLDAAPNRRRSSSLSRDAERRAYQCCREYLGGAWRRVRPEQLRVDPVSGGLSNLLFRCSLPDHLPSVGKEPREVLLRLYGAILQGVDSLVLESVMFAILAERSLGPQLYGVFPEGRLEQYIPSRPLKTCELREPVLSAEIATKMARFHGMEMPFTKEPHWLFGTMERYLKQIQDLPHTGLPQMNLLEMYSLKDEMGNLRKLLDSTPSPVVFCHNDIQEGNILLLSEPEDTDRLMLVDFEYSSYNYRGFDIGNHFCEWVYDYTHDEWPFYKAQPADYPTRGQQLHFIRHYLAEVKKGETISQEEQRKLEEDLLVEANRYALASHFFWGLWSILQASMSTIEFGYLEYAQSRFQFYFQQKGQLSSFQPSS